A single window of Streptomyces griseoviridis DNA harbors:
- a CDS encoding DsbA family protein, whose protein sequence is MVRGGRWAVLGIAAVLTVAGCGHRAAEHKPRFESAEELPESLHKDGTTILVGDPGSAVVVRLYEDPRCPACEMFETAGGSPDLREAMLVRRARTEYTLASFLDDKVGGSGSKRAVNALRAALEEGKFVEYHEVLYAHQPEESDDGYTDAYLLELASEVDGLRGPEFDSAVKSMKYRSFVAASEQAYEQAGGAQDPRGPGTPTAVINGKRIPLEYNGLLDGGIFARLLQQIHDKPGEWDRTFLPRRSE, encoded by the coding sequence ATGGTGCGTGGGGGTCGCTGGGCTGTGCTGGGCATAGCGGCGGTGTTGACGGTGGCGGGGTGTGGGCATCGGGCGGCGGAGCACAAGCCCAGGTTCGAGAGCGCGGAGGAGTTGCCGGAGTCGCTGCACAAGGACGGCACCACCATCCTGGTGGGCGATCCGGGCTCGGCGGTGGTCGTACGCCTGTACGAGGATCCGCGCTGCCCGGCCTGCGAGATGTTCGAGACGGCCGGAGGCTCCCCGGATCTGCGGGAAGCGATGCTGGTCCGCCGAGCGAGAACCGAGTACACCCTGGCGTCTTTCCTCGACGACAAGGTCGGGGGCAGCGGCTCGAAGAGGGCTGTCAACGCCCTGCGCGCGGCCCTGGAGGAGGGGAAGTTCGTCGAGTACCACGAGGTGCTCTACGCCCACCAGCCCGAGGAGAGCGACGACGGTTACACCGACGCCTATCTGCTGGAGTTGGCCAGCGAGGTAGACGGTTTGCGCGGCCCGGAGTTCGACTCGGCCGTGAAGAGCATGAAGTACCGCTCCTTCGTGGCGGCCTCCGAGCAGGCGTACGAACAGGCCGGAGGCGCCCAGGACCCCAGGGGGCCGGGGACGCCCACCGCTGTGATCAACGGCAAGCGGATTCCGCTCGAGTACAACGGCCTTCTTGACGGTGGGATCTTCGCCAGGCTGCTGCAACAGATCCATGACAAGCCCGGTGAGTGGGACCGGACCTTTCTGCCTCGCCGTAGTGAGTAA
- a CDS encoding LysR family transcriptional regulator, whose protein sequence is MDLDLRKLRYFVTVAEQLHFGRAADELHIAQPVLSRQIRALEQDLGASLFTRDRHGVELTDAGRQLLADAGPLLASTHAVRRRVSAAARGNRRLMVGFRAGVPVTPAARRFEDRHPDVVVDVQRIEAEDQAAMLLDGRIDVGYVRLPIDEAGLRVTPLYAEPRVAVLPAGHRFADKEEVTEADLAGEPLVWHGDPSTQPTRRPHPDAGYPVRGVDETLEHVAAGRGISFLARSASVFYSHPDIAYVPIPELAHEQVCLAVAASRTSPVVDDFVTAARSAAEITAECGNYEMWQLGGDAAAGPA, encoded by the coding sequence ATGGATCTGGATCTGCGCAAACTGCGTTACTTCGTCACCGTGGCCGAACAGCTGCATTTCGGCCGTGCCGCGGATGAACTCCACATCGCGCAGCCGGTGCTCAGCCGGCAGATTCGCGCGCTCGAACAGGATCTCGGCGCCTCGCTGTTCACCAGGGATCGCCACGGAGTGGAGCTGACAGACGCGGGCCGGCAACTGCTGGCCGACGCCGGTCCGCTGCTCGCCTCGACGCACGCGGTCCGACGCCGGGTGTCGGCGGCCGCCCGCGGCAACCGGCGGCTGATGGTCGGTTTCCGGGCCGGCGTCCCGGTCACCCCGGCGGCGCGGAGGTTCGAGGACCGGCACCCGGACGTCGTCGTGGACGTACAGCGGATCGAGGCGGAGGACCAGGCCGCGATGCTGCTCGACGGCCGCATCGACGTCGGCTATGTGCGGCTGCCCATCGACGAGGCCGGTCTGCGCGTCACCCCGCTGTACGCCGAGCCGCGGGTAGCGGTACTGCCCGCAGGACACCGTTTCGCCGACAAGGAGGAGGTCACGGAGGCCGACCTGGCCGGCGAACCGCTGGTCTGGCACGGTGACCCGAGCACACAGCCCACCAGGCGCCCGCACCCTGACGCCGGGTACCCGGTGCGCGGGGTGGACGAGACGCTTGAGCATGTCGCGGCCGGGCGGGGCATCTCCTTCCTGGCCCGTTCGGCGTCCGTGTTCTACTCGCATCCGGACATCGCCTATGTGCCCATCCCGGAACTGGCGCACGAACAGGTGTGCCTCGCGGTGGCGGCATCGCGCACCTCGCCGGTGGTGGACGACTTCGTCACTGCGGCCCGGTCAGCGGCCGAGATCACGGCGGAATGCGGGAACTACGAGATGTGGCAGCTTGGCGGCGATGCCGCCGCAGGGCCCGCTTGA
- a CDS encoding NADPH-dependent F420 reductase: MSGISIVGTGNMARALAGRALAGGNAVEIIGRDPARAEESAASLGGATVGAVGTAPAGDIVVLAVPYAGAAALVREYGDALRGKVIVDVTNPVAADLRGFVVPDGSSGAQEIAGAAPEDARVVKAFNTVFSHVLAAGPAEGRPLDVFIAGDDAQAKARVSVFVESMGLRPWDIGELFMARALENVGLLELGLMNHSVKHTNFSLGVTLLG; this comes from the coding sequence ATGAGCGGCATCAGCATTGTCGGAACGGGGAACATGGCCCGCGCACTGGCCGGCCGGGCGCTCGCCGGCGGTAACGCCGTCGAGATCATCGGACGCGATCCCGCCAGGGCCGAGGAGTCGGCCGCCTCGCTCGGCGGCGCCACAGTCGGGGCGGTCGGGACCGCTCCGGCCGGGGACATCGTCGTCCTCGCCGTGCCCTACGCCGGAGCTGCGGCGTTGGTGAGGGAGTACGGGGACGCGCTGCGCGGCAAGGTCATCGTCGACGTCACCAACCCCGTAGCCGCCGACCTGCGGGGATTCGTCGTCCCCGACGGCAGTTCCGGCGCGCAGGAGATCGCCGGGGCGGCTCCCGAGGACGCGCGTGTCGTCAAGGCGTTCAACACCGTGTTCTCGCACGTTCTGGCGGCAGGGCCGGCCGAGGGTCGCCCCCTGGACGTCTTCATCGCCGGCGACGACGCCCAGGCGAAAGCGCGCGTGTCGGTGTTCGTCGAGAGCATGGGGCTGCGCCCCTGGGATATCGGGGAGCTGTTCATGGCGCGGGCGCTGGAGAACGTCGGCCTGCTGGAGTTGGGTCTCATGAACCACTCCGTCAAGCACACCAATTTCTCCCTCGGCGTCACTCTTCTCGGCTGA
- a CDS encoding SDR family oxidoreductase has product MRVFVTGGTGHSGSYLIPELIAAGHEVTGLARSDAAAAAVSALGAKARRGDLQDLDGLKEAAADSDGVIHLAHRQDLLPSGGLDAVAAAELPIMLAYGEALAGTGKPLVTAGSIGSPGNLGRPVTEEDPALPAGDEHRGTLRVRNVVERAVVGLAEQGVRSSVVRIATIAHSTTDRAGFLPTLIALAKEKGFVGYPGDGANLWNAVHIRDAATLFRLALEAGPGGAYWHAVEDGGIPFRGLAEAIASRLGLPAVSVPRDALMTPGYFGFLTNIVTQSYPASNLITRRTLGWEPTRPGLLADLDNGHYFAAG; this is encoded by the coding sequence ATGCGCGTTTTCGTCACTGGAGGGACCGGTCATTCCGGTTCGTACCTCATTCCCGAACTCATAGCCGCCGGGCACGAGGTCACCGGCCTGGCCCGGTCGGACGCCGCCGCGGCGGCCGTCTCCGCGCTCGGTGCGAAGGCGCGTCGCGGCGACCTCCAGGATCTCGACGGGCTCAAGGAGGCAGCCGCCGACTCCGACGGCGTCATCCACCTCGCGCACAGGCAGGATCTGCTTCCCTCCGGCGGACTCGACGCCGTGGCCGCCGCGGAGCTCCCGATCATGCTCGCGTACGGCGAGGCACTCGCGGGAACCGGGAAGCCGCTGGTCACGGCGGGAAGCATCGGCTCACCCGGGAACCTGGGGCGGCCGGTCACCGAGGAGGACCCGGCCCTCCCCGCGGGCGATGAGCACAGGGGCACGCTGCGGGTCCGCAACGTCGTGGAAAGGGCCGTCGTGGGCCTCGCCGAGCAGGGGGTGCGGTCCTCCGTCGTGCGGATCGCCACCATCGCGCACAGCACGACCGATCGGGCCGGCTTCCTCCCCACGCTGATCGCGCTCGCCAAGGAGAAGGGGTTCGTCGGCTACCCCGGAGACGGCGCGAACCTCTGGAACGCCGTGCACATCCGCGACGCCGCCACCTTGTTCCGGCTGGCCCTTGAGGCGGGGCCGGGCGGCGCGTACTGGCACGCGGTCGAGGACGGGGGCATCCCGTTCCGCGGCCTCGCCGAGGCCATCGCGAGCCGTCTCGGCCTGCCCGCCGTGAGCGTTCCCCGCGATGCCCTGATGACGCCGGGGTACTTCGGGTTCCTCACGAACATCGTCACGCAGAGCTACCCGGCGTCCAACCTCATCACCCGCAGGACCCTCGGCTGGGAACCCACCAGACCCGGCCTGCTCGCCGACCTGGACAACGGCCATTACTTTGCGGCCGGTTGA
- a CDS encoding sensor histidine kinase, protein MNATEPHRRWWPRSVRARTALAVASTAAVILAGTGWWVHHDVHRQGTRIAEEQAERQLWSLCAQLRQGAVPDPTGTLPYEVVASGRRSAVAYGGGMDGLDPGTRHVLPVPSETREPGLLTIRPLRIPDRGDHKSPSNGDWLGLAGGTHTVMFADIGAAALGGEKAAELGVAADARLRVYVVVLPRTAEKITETTDGVLLRAGLVSLVLIAAAAYFTVRVALRPVEAIRALTASVTASDPRERVTVPATGHEITALATTINATLQRLDDAAARQRRFVADAAHELRSPLTTLLASLEVALAYPERADWPATATTAARQTRRLQALAEDLLLLARLDTRAPGRAEAELVDLTATASRLTEQYPLPDSQLTLTCDSTAPAYTRGNPDAYERLLRNLVDNAARHAAHRIQITVRNEDDRVVLTVHDDGPGIPAADAERVFERFVRLDDARSRDQGGTGLGLAIARDLAHRHQGTLTLAPRTLGACFHLSVPRAADPAEG, encoded by the coding sequence GTGAACGCGACTGAGCCGCACCGCCGTTGGTGGCCGCGTTCGGTACGGGCCCGCACGGCGCTGGCCGTCGCCTCGACCGCCGCCGTCATCCTGGCCGGCACCGGCTGGTGGGTGCACCACGACGTCCACCGTCAGGGCACGCGGATCGCCGAGGAACAGGCCGAGCGGCAACTCTGGTCCCTCTGCGCGCAGTTGCGCCAGGGTGCCGTTCCCGACCCCACAGGCACCCTGCCGTACGAGGTCGTCGCGAGCGGCCGACGCTCCGCTGTCGCCTACGGCGGCGGCATGGACGGCCTCGATCCCGGCACCCGCCATGTGCTGCCCGTCCCGTCGGAGACCCGGGAGCCCGGACTCCTGACGATCCGCCCCCTCCGCATACCGGACCGCGGGGACCACAAGTCCCCGTCGAACGGGGACTGGCTCGGACTGGCCGGCGGGACCCACACGGTCATGTTCGCCGACATCGGCGCCGCCGCACTGGGCGGCGAGAAGGCCGCCGAGCTGGGCGTGGCCGCCGACGCCAGGCTGCGGGTCTACGTGGTGGTGCTCCCGCGCACAGCCGAGAAGATCACCGAGACCACCGACGGCGTGCTCCTGCGGGCCGGGCTGGTCAGCCTCGTACTGATCGCGGCCGCCGCCTACTTCACCGTCCGTGTCGCGCTCCGGCCGGTCGAGGCCATCCGCGCCCTCACCGCCTCGGTCACCGCGAGCGACCCCCGCGAACGCGTCACCGTCCCCGCCACCGGACACGAGATCACCGCCCTCGCGACGACCATCAACGCCACCCTGCAACGCCTCGACGACGCGGCGGCCCGCCAGCGCCGGTTCGTCGCGGACGCCGCCCACGAACTGCGCAGCCCCCTCACCACCTTGCTGGCCAGCCTGGAAGTGGCGCTCGCCTACCCGGAACGCGCCGACTGGCCCGCCACGGCGACCACCGCCGCCCGCCAGACCCGCCGCCTCCAGGCTCTCGCCGAGGACCTGCTGCTCCTGGCCCGCCTCGACACCCGCGCCCCGGGCAGAGCCGAGGCCGAACTCGTGGACCTCACGGCCACAGCCTCCCGACTGACCGAGCAATACCCCTTGCCCGACTCGCAGTTGACCCTGACCTGCGACAGCACCGCCCCCGCGTACACCCGCGGCAACCCCGACGCGTACGAACGGCTGCTGCGCAACCTCGTCGACAACGCGGCCCGCCACGCCGCACACCGCATCCAGATCACCGTCCGGAACGAGGACGACCGGGTCGTCCTCACGGTGCACGACGACGGACCGGGCATACCCGCCGCGGACGCCGAACGCGTCTTCGAGCGCTTCGTCCGACTCGACGACGCCCGCTCCCGCGACCAAGGCGGCACCGGCCTTGGCCTCGCCATAGCCCGAGACCTGGCCCACCGCCACCAGGGCACCCTGACCCTGGCCCCGAGAACCCTCGGGGCATGCTTCCACCTGTCCGTACCGCGAGCCGCCGACCCGGCGGAGGGCTGA
- a CDS encoding response regulator transcription factor, with protein sequence MRILVVEDEKDLARTLHTGLTAEGYSVDLAHDGRQGLWMARTGEYALVVLDLMLPGLNGYKVCAQLRREGNATPILVLTAKDGDWDQAEALDTGADDYLAKPFSYLVLVARLRALVRRAAPVAPPVLAVGDLSLDVAARVCRRAGTRVELTPREFAVLELLARRAGQAVSKADLLYHAWPDEALDPNLVEARVSALRKKVDAAFHRQSLQTVRGTGYRLVDDRERD encoded by the coding sequence ATGCGCATCCTGGTCGTGGAGGACGAGAAGGACCTCGCCCGCACCCTGCACACCGGCCTGACCGCCGAGGGCTACAGCGTCGACCTCGCCCACGACGGCCGGCAGGGCCTGTGGATGGCCAGGACCGGCGAATACGCCCTGGTCGTACTGGACTTGATGCTGCCGGGGCTCAACGGCTACAAGGTCTGCGCCCAGCTGCGCCGGGAGGGCAACGCGACCCCCATCCTGGTACTCACCGCCAAGGACGGGGACTGGGACCAGGCGGAGGCCCTGGACACGGGGGCCGACGACTACCTGGCCAAACCCTTCTCCTACCTGGTGCTCGTCGCACGGCTGCGGGCCCTGGTCAGACGAGCCGCCCCGGTCGCCCCGCCCGTCCTCGCCGTGGGCGACCTCTCACTCGACGTCGCGGCCCGGGTCTGCCGCCGGGCCGGGACCCGGGTGGAACTCACCCCAAGGGAGTTCGCCGTCCTGGAGCTGCTGGCCCGCCGGGCAGGGCAGGCGGTCTCCAAGGCGGACCTGCTCTACCACGCCTGGCCCGACGAGGCATTGGACCCCAACCTGGTGGAGGCGCGCGTCAGCGCCCTGCGCAAGAAGGTCGACGCGGCGTTCCACCGGCAGTCCCTTCAGACCGTACGGGGTACCGGCTACCGACTGGTGGACGACCGTGAACGCGACTGA